One segment of Comamonas thiooxydans DNA contains the following:
- a CDS encoding phage tail protein: MAWNPLGTPMPVLVRYGYTIIYNTERVTSVFNYGFGDLTISDERIGANAVSQYNAIELHSSATPPGQADRTVLRGYASAGWPTDIYPGNVQTVDGGALEQRANVENDGWIERRGSVAGRFIQMDISGRLLRQASGGFENLTCQVVAEYQLPGSNAWQPMPFSPMTLSNGSTRPLRETFSAMLPQAVAKFRVRRVTPEYTDASNVAEIEWTRLKIFRDTDALYPAQLRRGMMVKATGQLNGRIDRYSALLRHKCWVWNSSAPWDGSMPAVGAGAWQWTYSTNPAWLFLYFSRGGFLNPTAAPAHLGQAGWLDEPSASNGERLFGAGLPNARIDYGTLVAWGQYCAAAQLTCRMLLSGARSAGTVLDDIAAAGRARKTWAPGKLSVWWERDGQPWVAAFGASNIIAGTFKIAYITDDTVDEFGLSYSQADNDYEADTVYAKVPGVTLPVNQQVSQATYSMPKAQAQRLVNLLAASKYYHRRTITWESSIMGLTVATGDIIQLGHDLTRWAFSGRLIGLGLTGTRVAWVDLSAEVELPDGNDFYLMVTPPGGDPFSVRCAKPVGRTRRLALVGNWLASAAPGWLDAGTPNPQASVEWEDTAPEDWTFLGGPQQTPGKRVRVISMEPSSSRRVRMTVRDEYEQYYPLEWGLGVVPEVPSGERRVARAFNLSAAPLPDGGTRLAWELEAAHGADVRVSVNGGPSQQVPVAGHITVLGRELLLPPYPAGTRLAVSLLPVTAGAPVGVEGDQMEISL, translated from the coding sequence ATGGCTTGGAATCCTTTGGGCACGCCGATGCCAGTCCTGGTGCGCTATGGCTACACCATCATCTACAACACGGAGCGCGTCACGAGTGTCTTCAATTATGGGTTTGGCGACCTGACCATCAGCGACGAACGCATCGGTGCCAACGCTGTCAGCCAGTACAACGCCATTGAGCTGCACAGCAGTGCAACTCCGCCTGGCCAGGCCGACCGCACAGTGCTGCGTGGTTACGCAAGCGCTGGCTGGCCGACGGATATCTACCCTGGCAACGTGCAGACCGTCGATGGCGGCGCCTTGGAACAGCGGGCAAATGTCGAGAATGACGGCTGGATAGAACGCCGAGGCTCTGTCGCCGGCAGATTCATACAGATGGATATTTCGGGTCGTCTGCTGCGGCAAGCAAGCGGCGGCTTCGAGAATCTGACCTGCCAGGTGGTGGCTGAGTATCAACTGCCAGGATCGAACGCCTGGCAACCGATGCCGTTTTCTCCCATGACTCTCAGCAATGGCAGCACCCGGCCGTTGCGTGAGACGTTTTCGGCCATGCTCCCTCAGGCTGTGGCCAAGTTCCGCGTGCGGCGTGTCACCCCTGAGTACACCGATGCCAGCAATGTGGCCGAGATCGAATGGACACGCCTCAAGATCTTCCGCGATACCGATGCTCTGTACCCAGCGCAGTTGCGTCGGGGGATGATGGTCAAGGCGACAGGCCAGCTCAATGGCCGAATCGACCGCTACTCGGCCCTGCTGCGCCATAAATGCTGGGTCTGGAATTCGTCGGCTCCATGGGACGGCTCCATGCCGGCAGTAGGTGCCGGTGCCTGGCAGTGGACATACAGCACGAATCCTGCCTGGCTGTTCCTCTATTTCTCGCGCGGCGGGTTCCTCAACCCCACCGCTGCACCGGCCCACCTGGGCCAGGCAGGCTGGCTGGATGAACCATCAGCCAGCAATGGCGAGCGGCTTTTCGGTGCCGGCCTGCCTAATGCCCGCATCGACTACGGCACGTTGGTTGCCTGGGGGCAGTACTGCGCCGCAGCCCAACTGACCTGCCGCATGCTGCTGAGCGGCGCGCGCAGCGCTGGCACTGTGCTCGATGACATCGCTGCAGCCGGCCGAGCCAGGAAAACCTGGGCGCCCGGCAAGCTGTCGGTTTGGTGGGAAAGAGATGGCCAGCCCTGGGTGGCGGCCTTCGGTGCGAGCAACATCATCGCGGGCACGTTCAAGATCGCCTACATCACGGACGACACGGTCGACGAGTTCGGGCTCTCATACAGCCAGGCCGATAACGACTATGAGGCAGACACGGTCTATGCCAAGGTTCCAGGCGTCACGCTGCCCGTCAATCAGCAGGTCAGCCAGGCTACGTACAGCATGCCAAAGGCCCAGGCCCAGCGCCTGGTCAACCTGCTGGCAGCCTCGAAGTACTACCACCGCCGCACGATCACCTGGGAGAGTTCCATCATGGGGCTGACCGTGGCGACGGGCGACATCATCCAGCTCGGCCACGATCTGACCCGCTGGGCCTTCAGCGGTCGCCTGATCGGCTTGGGCTTGACGGGCACCCGCGTAGCTTGGGTGGATTTGTCGGCTGAGGTGGAGCTGCCAGACGGCAATGACTTCTATTTGATGGTCACACCGCCAGGTGGCGACCCTTTCAGCGTGCGGTGCGCCAAGCCTGTAGGCCGTACGCGCCGGCTGGCCCTGGTGGGCAACTGGCTCGCCTCGGCCGCGCCAGGCTGGCTGGATGCAGGCACACCGAACCCGCAGGCGTCCGTAGAGTGGGAGGACACGGCACCCGAAGACTGGACGTTCCTGGGCGGCCCACAGCAGACGCCCGGTAAGCGCGTGCGCGTGATCAGCATGGAGCCAAGCAGCTCCAGGCGCGTGCGTATGACGGTCAGAGACGAGTATGAGCAGTACTACCCACTGGAGTGGGGCTTGGGTGTTGTGCCCGAGGTGCCCAGCGGTGAGCGTCGTGTGGCCAGGGCCTTCAATCTGTCGGCCGCACCGCTGCCCGATGGCGGGACACGCCTGGCCTGGGAGCTGGAAGCCGCTCATGGCGCCGATGTGCGAGTCTCGGTGAATGGCGGGCCCAGCCAGCAAGTACCAGTGGCTGGCCACATCACAGTCCTCGGCCGCGAGCTGCTCCTGCCACCGTATCCAGCCGGCACGCGCCTGGCTGTTTCTCTGCTGCCGGTGACGGCCGGGGCGCCGGTAGGCGTTGAAGGCGACCAAATGGAGATCAGCCTATGA
- a CDS encoding DUF1833 family protein, whose translation MSTRKSSRYRRAAQQLAPAERPLVLLELAHALLPEPMRFVNDNQDVVSRTHLYVATTFEFTWPDDQEGRTPAAALSIGNVSGGVGVFFERTHGGRGAVITALQIMRSAPDFIEDELTLDLRNVEVTTKAVTGQLGYDDILNKAAVAYTYRPETAPGLF comes from the coding sequence ATGAGCACGCGCAAGTCTTCCCGATACCGCCGTGCTGCCCAGCAACTGGCCCCAGCCGAGCGACCCCTGGTGCTGCTGGAGCTGGCCCATGCGCTGCTGCCCGAGCCCATGCGATTCGTCAATGACAACCAGGACGTGGTCTCTCGCACTCATCTATACGTGGCCACGACTTTCGAGTTCACCTGGCCAGACGATCAGGAAGGCCGCACGCCGGCAGCGGCACTGAGCATCGGCAACGTATCTGGCGGTGTGGGCGTCTTCTTCGAGCGCACCCATGGCGGCCGTGGTGCCGTCATCACGGCTCTGCAGATCATGCGCAGCGCCCCCGATTTCATCGAAGACGAGCTGACGCTGGATCTGCGCAACGTCGAAGTCACCACCAAGGCCGTGACTGGACAGCTCGGCTATGACGACATCCTTAACAAAGCGGCCGTGGCGTACACCTACCGGCCAGAAACCGCTCCGGGGCTTTTCTGA